The proteins below are encoded in one region of Paraburkholderia phenazinium:
- a CDS encoding ABC transporter ATP-binding protein — protein sequence MLRQTSQSNPVKLAVHDIHKRFGENEVLKGVSLNAKKGDVISIIGASGSGKSTFLRCINFLERPNSGRIVVDGEEVKTKVDAVGNIDVADRKQLQRMRTRLAMVFQHFNLWAHMNVLENIIEAPMHVLGLSRREAEERARTFLEKVGLPSRVEQQYPSHLSGGQQQRVAIARALAMNPDAMLFDEPTSALDPELVGEVLKVMQKLAEEGRTMIVVTHEMGFARNVSNRVMFLHQGRTEEEGSPDEVLGAPRSDRLKQFLSGSLK from the coding sequence ATGCTGCGCCAAACGTCTCAAAGCAATCCTGTCAAGCTGGCGGTTCACGACATCCACAAGCGCTTCGGCGAAAACGAGGTTTTGAAAGGGGTATCGCTGAACGCTAAAAAAGGGGATGTCATCAGCATCATCGGCGCAAGTGGCTCCGGGAAGAGCACCTTTTTGCGTTGCATTAACTTCCTGGAGCGGCCGAACAGCGGTCGAATTGTTGTCGACGGCGAAGAGGTCAAAACTAAGGTCGACGCGGTCGGAAATATTGACGTCGCGGACCGGAAGCAACTCCAGCGCATGCGAACCAGACTTGCGATGGTCTTTCAGCATTTCAACCTGTGGGCACATATGAACGTGCTCGAAAACATCATCGAAGCACCCATGCACGTCCTTGGGTTGTCGCGTCGCGAGGCAGAGGAGCGCGCGCGTACTTTCCTCGAAAAAGTCGGTCTACCTTCGCGCGTCGAGCAACAGTATCCATCGCATTTGTCGGGTGGCCAGCAGCAGCGGGTAGCCATTGCCCGCGCACTTGCCATGAATCCTGACGCCATGCTGTTTGATGAGCCTACTTCAGCGCTCGACCCTGAACTCGTCGGTGAGGTTCTGAAAGTGATGCAGAAACTTGCCGAAGAAGGTCGGACGATGATTGTGGTTACGCATGAGATGGGTTTCGCGCGAAATGTGTCCAATCGTGTAATGTTCCTGCACCAGGGGCGCACTGAGGAGGAAGGCTCTCCAGACGAAGTATTGGGTGCTCCTCGTAGCGACCGCTTGAAGCAGTTTCTGTCTGGTAGCCTCAAGTAA
- a CDS encoding ABC transporter permease: MNFQFVADTLLSLLSGVPKTLELAAISVSAGAVLAVILATLQLYGPKPLVLLVRAYVFAFRGTPLLVQLFLIYYGLGQLAFVRHSFLWAYLREPFWCAILALSLNTAAYGAVIIRGGILSVPYGQVEAAWACGMSGPKTFRRIVFPVALRQALPAYSNEVILMIKSTSLASIITLMEVTGIAYKLISETYNAIPIFICAGAIYLFINFVITRAMQYVEKRLSPHLQRRPVEVLDAKGHVKRASAS; the protein is encoded by the coding sequence ATGAACTTTCAATTTGTTGCAGACACGCTCCTCAGCTTGCTATCCGGAGTTCCGAAAACGCTTGAACTCGCGGCCATCTCGGTGAGCGCGGGCGCGGTGCTGGCAGTAATCCTCGCAACGTTGCAGCTTTATGGGCCCAAGCCACTCGTCCTTTTGGTAAGAGCTTACGTATTCGCGTTCCGGGGCACGCCGCTTCTCGTGCAACTGTTCCTCATTTACTACGGGCTTGGACAACTTGCGTTCGTCCGACATAGCTTCCTTTGGGCGTATCTGAGAGAACCTTTCTGGTGTGCAATCCTCGCGCTCTCGCTCAACACAGCGGCATACGGCGCAGTAATCATTCGCGGAGGCATCCTGTCCGTGCCCTACGGTCAGGTTGAGGCAGCATGGGCTTGCGGGATGTCGGGACCCAAAACCTTTCGGCGGATTGTTTTCCCGGTCGCGTTGCGGCAGGCACTGCCTGCATACAGCAACGAAGTCATCCTGATGATTAAGTCGACGTCCCTGGCGAGCATTATTACGCTGATGGAGGTCACCGGCATCGCCTACAAATTGATATCCGAGACGTATAACGCAATTCCTATTTTTATCTGCGCTGGAGCCATCTACCTCTTCATAAACTTTGTCATCACGCGGGCGATGCAGTACGTAGAGAAGCGCCTCTCCCCGCACCTGCAGCGCAGGCCTGTTGAAGTATTGGACGCAAAAGGACACGTCAAACGCGCGTCAGCCAGCTAA
- a CDS encoding ABC transporter permease — MGFSPEGWGALMLSAALMSVAVAASGFLVGLMFGSAVCWARLSKYASARLLADAYATVLRGVPDLLVIYLLYFGGSSVLSHFAAMFGSQGFVSAPTFATGALAIGCVSGAYQSEVLRGAFLAIHSGQMEAGRAYGMSSSLLLRRIIAPQLVRYAIPGMENVWQLVLKESALISVIGLVELMRQSAVGSGSTHQPFYFYATAALLYLAISSVTSWGFRRVEAHAFRGVRRA, encoded by the coding sequence ATGGGCTTCAGCCCCGAAGGCTGGGGTGCGTTGATGCTCTCGGCGGCGCTAATGAGCGTTGCTGTTGCCGCCAGCGGATTTCTTGTCGGACTGATGTTCGGCTCGGCAGTATGCTGGGCGCGACTGTCGAAATATGCATCGGCGCGCCTGCTCGCCGACGCCTATGCTACCGTGTTGCGGGGTGTTCCCGACCTGCTCGTCATCTACCTGTTGTACTTTGGCGGAAGTTCAGTTTTGAGCCACTTTGCGGCGATGTTTGGCAGCCAGGGATTCGTCTCCGCGCCGACCTTCGCAACCGGTGCGCTCGCGATTGGTTGTGTATCTGGTGCTTACCAGTCGGAGGTACTGCGGGGCGCATTTCTCGCCATTCATTCAGGCCAGATGGAAGCCGGTCGCGCATACGGCATGAGCAGCTCACTGCTTTTGCGCCGCATTATTGCTCCTCAACTAGTTCGATACGCCATTCCCGGAATGGAGAACGTCTGGCAGTTGGTGTTGAAAGAGTCGGCCCTCATCTCCGTCATTGGCTTGGTCGAGTTGATGCGTCAGTCGGCCGTGGGGAGTGGTTCGACACATCAGCCATTCTATTTTTATGCGACGGCCGCTTTGCTTTACCTCGCAATTTCCTCTGTGACCTCCTGGGGTTTCAGACGCGTGGAAGCACACGCATTCCGTGGGGTAAGGAGAGCGTGA